In Lycorma delicatula isolate Av1 chromosome 10, ASM4794821v1, whole genome shotgun sequence, a genomic segment contains:
- the LOC142331026 gene encoding dnaJ homolog subfamily C member 28: MELVVKKLAVTTNLSIYDNFSKLLINSARIDGLKRNANICRYSTASDYFIIKKSYMALNIPEESDQETVRQAFVKLVKKYHPDSGSPEADPSKFREIESAYRKLQEKFSNKYKEDDYSEEYGDIYGVKKHNRGDVVEQDIEHTAPQHRQYLNYGGFGSGTPSQRERQYQAMRAETAMNNLHKYRVAKIQSQTPISDEEALVVKDRRQARKIKTRYGFDRLVEDLIQESMARGEFDNLAGQGKPLDRQFAHHNPYVDFVTHKLNQVLIENGFKPQWITLQKEIREKNDKIIQHLVKVRRKLGPLPLNEEDQLNWQRAVTNLEDVVKKHNNKIMKYNLVVPLLRKQMLQFDLKRQADKVLNEVQPQPVDQSEKLESQRKLMLNNNQDSILMSLILSIF; encoded by the exons ATGGAACTTGTGGTAAAAAAATTGGCAGTAActacaaatttatcaatttatgataatttttcaaaacttttaattaactcTGCTAGAATTGATGGATTAAAAAGGAATGCTAATATCTGTAGATACTCTACAGCTAGTGACTATTTCATTATaaag aaaagttacaTGGCATTGAATATTCCTGAAGAAAGTGACCAGGAAACTGTACGGCAAGCTTTtgtaaaacttgttaaaaaatatcatcCAGATAGTGGTTCACCTGAGGCAGATCCATCTAAATTTCGAGAG attgaaTCTGCTTATCGTAAACTTCAAGAGAAGTTTTCAAATAAGTACAAAGAGGATGATTACAGTGAAGAATATGGTGATATATACGGTGTTAAAAAACACAATAGAGGAGATGTTGTAGAACAAGATATTGAG cATACCGCTCCACAGCACAGACAGTATCTAAATTATGGTGGGTTTGGAAGTGGAACACCATCACAGAGAGAAAGACAGTATCAAGCTATGAGAGCAGAAACTGCaatgaataatttacataaatatcgtGTAGCAAAGATTCAATCACAAACTCCAATTTCAGATGAAGAAGCACTTGTAGTTAAAGACAGAAGACAAGCTAGGAAAATTAAAACTAG atatggATTTGATCGATTGGTTGAAGATTTAATTCAAGAATCGATGGCTCGGGGTGAATTTGATAATCTTGCTGGTCAAGGAAAACCACTCGATCGACAGTTTGCTCATCACAATCCATATGTTGATTTTGTTACACATAAGTTAAATCAG gttttaattgaaaatggATTTAAACCACAATGGATAACACTACAGaaagaaataagagaaaagaatgataaaattatacaacatttaGTAAAAGTACGTAGGAAACTTGGGCCCCTACCACTTAATGAAGAAGATCAGTTGAACTGGCAACGTGCAGTGACGAACTTAGAAGATGTTGTTAagaaacataacaataaaatta tgaaatataaCTTAGTTGTACCTTTACTGAGGAAACAGATGTTACAGTTTGATTTAAAGAGACAAGCTGATAAGGTGTTGAATGAAGTTCAACCTCAACCTGTTGATCAATCGGAAAAACTAGAATCACAGcgaaaattaatgttaaacaatAATCAAGATTCAATACTGATGAGTTTAattctttctatattttaa